CGCCTCCCAAGGTTGGTAGCGGAACCAGCCTTGTCGCCTCACTCGCGCCGACGATCACGGCGGTGACATTGTCGGGCGCATTGCGCTCCAGCGTCAGGGCGATCAGGCGGTCCAGCGCGGAGCGGTGGCCTTCAGCGGCAAGAATGGTGGCGATCTCCTCATCGGGAATGCGGTTGGTGAGGCCATCGCTGCAAAGCAGGAACACATCCCCCGGCTCGGCCTCATCGGTGATGACATCGACCTCAAGCCCCGCCTGAGCCCCCACCGCGCGGGCCAGCACATGGGCCATGGGGTGGCTGGCGGCATCCTCGGGCGCGATCAGCCCGCGATCCACCATCGCCTGCACCTGACTGTGATCGCTGGTCAGGCGATGCAGCGTGCCGCCGCGCAGCAGATAGGCCCGGCTGTCGCCCACCCAGAACAGCGCGAAATGCGCGCCGCTGAGATACAGCGCAACCACGGTCGAGCCCATCTGCACGCCCTG
The Novosphingobium terrae DNA segment above includes these coding regions:
- a CDS encoding PP2C family protein-serine/threonine phosphatase; the encoded protein is MTSQLRLESFGATHVGCVRTNNEDSYWVSPERNIWVVADGMGGHEKGEWAACEVTKAISQIVPSGDFNADCNALADAIHGANATIFQAGQKQGVQMGSTVVALYLSGAHFALFWVGDSRAYLLRGGTLHRLTSDHSQVQAMVDRGLIAPEDAASHPMAHVLARAVGAQAGLEVDVITDEAEPGDVFLLCSDGLTNRIPDEEIATILAAEGHRSALDRLIALTLERNAPDNVTAVIVGASEATRLVPLPTLGGAQP